From Streptomyces sp. 6-11-2, one genomic window encodes:
- a CDS encoding CGNR zinc finger domain-containing protein — protein sequence MSERSSAPGGLALVESLVNTLDIETGADSLATAEGRARLGIPEAELPQARELRESLRATLLAHAGHPPHRTVTPLGELLARAPLLVTVDARDGSAALAPADGGPLLSRVAAAVAEALVAGTWARLKACEAVTCHWAYYDRSPAGRGRWCSMRVCGARAKMRRYRAKQT from the coding sequence ATGAGTGAGAGATCGTCCGCGCCCGGAGGCCTGGCGCTGGTCGAGTCCCTGGTGAACACGCTGGACATCGAGACGGGCGCCGACTCGCTCGCCACGGCGGAGGGCCGGGCGCGCCTGGGGATCCCCGAGGCGGAACTGCCGCAGGCGCGCGAGCTGCGCGAGTCGCTGCGCGCCACCCTGCTGGCCCACGCCGGTCACCCGCCCCACCGGACGGTGACACCGCTGGGCGAGCTGCTGGCACGGGCGCCCCTGCTGGTGACCGTCGACGCCCGGGACGGCTCCGCCGCGCTCGCCCCCGCCGACGGCGGCCCCCTGCTCTCCCGGGTCGCGGCCGCCGTCGCCGAGGCCCTCGTCGCGGGCACCTGGGCCCGGCTGAAGGCCTGTGAGGCGGTCACGTGCCACTGGGCGTACTACGACCGCAGCCCGGCCGGCCGCGGCCGCTGGTGCTCGATGCGCGTGTGCGGGGCGCGCGCGAAGATGCGCCGCTACCGGGCGAAGCAGACGTGA
- a CDS encoding acyl-CoA dehydrogenase, protein MAGSADFDLYRPSEEHDMLRDAVRSLAEAKIAPYAAAVDEEARFPQEALEALVANDLHAVHVPEEYGGAGADALATVVVIEEVARVCASSSLIPAVNKLGSLPVMLSGSEDLKKRYLAPLAKGNAMFSYCLSEPDAGSDAAGMKTKAVREGDTYVLNGVKRWITNAGVSDFYTVMAVTDPDKRSKGISAFVVEKSDPGVSFGAPEKKLGIKGSPTREVYLDNVRIPADRMIGAEGTGFATAMKTLDHTRITIAAQALGIAQGALDYAKGYVKERKQFGKPIADFQGIQFMLADMAMKIEAARNLTYAAAAKSERGDSDLTFQGAAAKCFASDVAMEVTTDAVQLLGGYGYTRDYPVERMMRDAKITQIYEGTNQVQRIVMARNLP, encoded by the coding sequence TTGGCCGGATCGGCTGACTTCGACCTGTACCGCCCGTCCGAGGAGCACGACATGCTCCGTGACGCCGTCCGTTCGCTGGCCGAGGCGAAGATCGCGCCGTACGCCGCCGCGGTGGACGAGGAGGCCCGCTTCCCCCAGGAGGCCCTGGAGGCGCTGGTCGCCAACGACCTGCACGCCGTGCACGTGCCCGAGGAGTACGGCGGCGCGGGCGCGGACGCCCTCGCGACGGTCGTCGTGATCGAGGAGGTGGCCCGTGTCTGCGCCTCCTCCTCCCTCATCCCGGCCGTGAACAAGCTGGGCTCGCTGCCGGTGATGCTCTCCGGCTCCGAGGACCTGAAGAAGAGGTACCTGGCCCCGCTCGCCAAGGGCAATGCGATGTTCTCGTACTGCCTGTCCGAGCCGGACGCGGGCTCCGACGCGGCCGGCATGAAGACCAAGGCGGTCCGCGAGGGCGACACGTACGTCCTCAACGGCGTCAAGCGCTGGATCACCAACGCGGGCGTGTCCGACTTCTACACGGTGATGGCCGTCACCGACCCCGACAAGCGCAGCAAGGGCATCTCGGCGTTCGTCGTCGAGAAGTCGGACCCCGGGGTCTCCTTCGGCGCCCCGGAGAAGAAGCTCGGCATCAAGGGCTCCCCGACCCGCGAGGTCTACCTGGACAACGTCCGGATCCCCGCCGACCGCATGATCGGCGCCGAGGGCACCGGCTTCGCCACGGCGATGAAGACCCTGGACCACACCCGCATCACCATCGCGGCCCAGGCCCTCGGCATCGCCCAGGGCGCCCTCGACTACGCCAAGGGCTACGTCAAGGAGCGCAAGCAGTTCGGCAAGCCGATCGCCGACTTCCAGGGCATCCAGTTCATGCTCGCCGACATGGCCATGAAGATCGAGGCCGCCCGCAACCTCACCTACGCGGCCGCCGCCAAGTCCGAACGGGGCGATTCCGACCTGACCTTCCAGGGTGCCGCCGCCAAGTGCTTCGCCTCGGATGTCGCCATGGAGGTCACCACGGACGCCGTCCAGCTCCTCGGCGGCTACGGCTACACCCGCGACTACCCGGTCGAGCGCATGATGCGCGACGCCAAGATCACGCAGATCTACGAGGGCACGAACCAGGTCCAGCGGATCGTGATGGCCAGGAACCTTCCCTAG
- a CDS encoding UDP-glucose/GDP-mannose dehydrogenase family protein: MSLKITVIGTGYLGATHAAAMAELGFEVLGLDVVPEKIEMLRRGEVPMYEPGLEELLRRHVAGIEGSTGRLRFTTDYAEVAAFGDIHFVCVNTPQKHGEYACDMSYVDSAVTSLAPHLSGPALVVGKSTVPVGSADRLARMIDELAPAGADVELAWNPEFLREGFAVQDTLHPDRIVVGVRSERAEKLLREVYATPVGEGSPFVVTDFPTAELVKTSANSFLATKISFINAMAEVCEAAGGDVAKLAEAIGHDDRIGRKFLRAGIGFGGGCLPKDIRAFMARAGELGADQALTFLREIDSINMRQRGQMVELARQALGGGPFLGKRVAVLGATFKPDSDDVRDSPALNVAGQIHLQGGQVTVYDPKGLDNARRVFPTLGYADSALEAVRGADVVLHLTEWREFRELDPAGLGEVAAARVVLDGRNALDPELWRRAGWTYRAMGRPTA; this comes from the coding sequence ATGAGCCTCAAGATCACCGTGATCGGCACCGGCTATCTCGGCGCGACGCACGCCGCGGCCATGGCCGAGCTCGGCTTCGAGGTGCTGGGCCTGGACGTCGTCCCCGAGAAGATCGAGATGCTCCGGCGGGGCGAGGTCCCGATGTACGAGCCCGGCCTGGAGGAGCTGCTGCGCCGGCACGTGGCCGGGATCGAGGGCTCGACCGGGCGGCTGCGCTTCACGACGGACTACGCGGAGGTGGCCGCGTTCGGCGACATCCACTTCGTCTGTGTGAACACCCCGCAGAAGCACGGCGAGTACGCCTGCGACATGAGTTACGTCGACTCCGCCGTCACCTCGCTCGCCCCGCACCTGAGCGGTCCCGCGCTCGTCGTCGGCAAGTCGACCGTGCCCGTGGGGTCCGCCGACCGTCTGGCGCGCATGATCGACGAGCTGGCGCCCGCGGGCGCGGACGTGGAGCTGGCCTGGAACCCGGAGTTCCTGCGCGAGGGCTTCGCCGTGCAGGACACGCTGCACCCGGACCGGATCGTGGTCGGCGTGCGCAGCGAGCGGGCGGAGAAGCTGCTGCGCGAGGTGTACGCCACACCGGTCGGCGAGGGTTCCCCGTTCGTGGTCACCGACTTCCCGACCGCGGAACTGGTGAAGACCTCCGCGAACTCCTTCCTGGCCACGAAGATCTCCTTCATCAACGCGATGGCCGAGGTCTGCGAGGCCGCCGGCGGCGATGTGGCCAAGCTGGCCGAGGCCATCGGGCACGACGACCGGATCGGCAGGAAGTTCCTGCGGGCCGGAATCGGCTTCGGCGGCGGCTGCCTGCCCAAGGACATCCGGGCCTTCATGGCGCGCGCCGGTGAGCTGGGCGCGGACCAGGCGCTGACCTTCCTGCGCGAGATCGACTCGATCAACATGCGCCAGCGCGGGCAGATGGTGGAGCTGGCCCGGCAGGCCCTGGGCGGCGGGCCGTTCCTCGGCAAGCGCGTCGCGGTGCTCGGCGCCACCTTCAAGCCGGACTCGGACGACGTACGGGACTCCCCCGCGCTCAACGTCGCCGGTCAGATACACCTCCAGGGCGGCCAGGTGACGGTCTACGACCCCAAGGGCCTGGACAACGCCCGGCGGGTGTTCCCCACGCTCGGGTACGCCGACTCCGCGCTGGAGGCCGTGCGCGGCGCGGACGTCGTCCTGCACCTGACCGAGTGGCGGGAGTTCCGCGAGCTGGACCCGGCCGGGCTGGGCGAGGTCGCGGCCGCCCGGGTGGTCCTCGACGGGCGCAACGCGCTGGACCCGGAGCTGTGGCGGCGGGCCGGGTGGACGTACCGGGCGATGGGACGCCCGACCGCGTAG
- a CDS encoding LCP family protein, whose product MTQSSLRGEGSAVEEAIPPAPRKGSASDGRGRHGGGGRGGKKRDAKGRSPARRVLRWSAMVLALVVLGTAGAGYLYYQHLNGNIRKGQRSSGDSKAQRSRPNSAGQMPVNILLIGSDSRNSDANVALGGSRDNRGTPPRGDVQMLIHLAADRKSAAVVSIPRDTRVDIPKCTDPDTGKVYPPVNEIINESLARGGAGCTLATWESLTGVYIDHWMTIDFAGVVKMADAIGGVEVCVKQNVWDRPTPLAPGGSGLKLTAGKHKVKGKEALQWLRTRHAWGSDLLRARAQHMYMNSMIRTLRSQNVFTDSGRLMGLAEAATKSLQVSEEIGTVEKLYHLAMQLKTVPTDRITMTTMPNVADPQDDNHVVPDGAGATKMWKMLRDDVPFDDKGPAPDAKNAKKHTGESAAGRTPSVQADRLGVLVQNGTRTATQAPVGGRAREIGQELAGKGFTRATADTSAALSEEETLVRYPSADLEGDAQSVAKALGVPLSSVRKSTDVSGVTVVVGADWRTGSTYPKEATPKAGDLPDNSDAINGSDESQCMDVYAPYRW is encoded by the coding sequence GTGACGCAGAGCAGTCTGCGCGGGGAGGGATCGGCGGTCGAGGAAGCGATACCTCCCGCGCCGCGCAAGGGCAGCGCATCGGACGGCCGCGGCCGGCACGGCGGCGGAGGACGCGGCGGGAAGAAGCGCGATGCCAAGGGCAGAAGTCCCGCGCGGCGCGTACTGCGCTGGTCGGCGATGGTGCTCGCGCTGGTCGTACTCGGCACGGCCGGCGCCGGATACCTCTACTACCAGCACCTGAACGGCAATATCCGCAAGGGTCAGCGCAGCAGTGGTGACTCCAAGGCACAGCGGTCGAGGCCCAACTCGGCCGGCCAGATGCCCGTGAACATCCTGCTGATCGGCTCCGACAGCCGTAACTCCGACGCGAACGTCGCGCTGGGCGGCAGTCGGGACAACCGCGGCACCCCGCCGCGGGGCGATGTGCAGATGCTCATCCACCTGGCCGCGGACCGCAAGAGCGCCGCCGTGGTGAGCATCCCGCGGGACACCCGGGTCGACATCCCCAAGTGCACGGACCCCGACACCGGCAAGGTCTATCCGCCCGTCAACGAGATCATCAACGAGTCGCTGGCCCGCGGCGGCGCCGGCTGCACGCTCGCCACCTGGGAGAGCCTCACCGGTGTGTACATCGACCACTGGATGACGATCGACTTCGCGGGCGTGGTGAAGATGGCGGACGCCATCGGCGGCGTCGAGGTCTGTGTGAAGCAGAACGTGTGGGACCGTCCCACGCCCCTGGCGCCCGGGGGCTCCGGTCTGAAGCTGACGGCGGGCAAGCACAAGGTCAAGGGCAAAGAGGCCCTCCAGTGGCTGCGCACCCGACACGCCTGGGGCAGCGACCTGCTGCGGGCCAGGGCCCAGCACATGTACATGAACTCGATGATCCGCACCCTGCGGAGCCAGAACGTCTTCACCGACTCCGGCCGGCTGATGGGCCTCGCGGAAGCGGCCACGAAGTCGCTCCAGGTGTCCGAGGAGATCGGCACCGTCGAGAAGCTGTACCACCTGGCCATGCAGCTCAAGACGGTCCCCACCGACCGCATCACCATGACGACGATGCCCAATGTCGCCGACCCGCAGGACGACAACCACGTCGTCCCGGACGGCGCCGGCGCCACGAAGATGTGGAAGATGCTCCGCGACGACGTGCCCTTCGACGACAAGGGCCCGGCACCGGACGCGAAGAACGCGAAGAAGCATACGGGCGAGAGCGCGGCGGGCAGGACTCCTTCGGTCCAGGCCGACCGGTTGGGCGTCCTGGTGCAGAACGGCACCCGCACCGCCACACAGGCCCCGGTCGGCGGCCGGGCCCGCGAGATCGGCCAGGAACTGGCGGGCAAGGGCTTCACGCGGGCCACCGCCGACACCTCGGCGGCGCTGTCGGAGGAGGAGACGCTCGTGCGCTACCCGAGCGCGGACCTGGAGGGCGACGCGCAGAGCGTCGCCAAGGCCCTCGGGGTTCCGCTGAGTTCGGTGCGGAAGTCGACCGACGTCTCCGGTGTCACCGTCGTCGTCGGCGCCGACTGGCGTACGGGGAGCACCTATCCGAAGGAGGCCACCCCGAAGGCCGGCGACCTGCCCGACAACTCCGACGCCATCAACGGCTCGGACGAGAGCCAGTGCATGGACGTGTACGCGCCCTACCGCTGGTAG
- a CDS encoding glycosyltransferase family 2 protein encodes MNAKPDVRLPAVSVIMPVLNEERHLRGAVEAILAQEYGGEMEVVIALGPSVDRTDEIAAELVAEDPRVHTVPNPTGRTPAALNAAIKASRHPIVVRVDGHGMLSPDYIATAVRLLEETGAQNVGGIMHAEGENAWEHAVAAAMTSKVGVGNAAFHTGGQAGPAETVYLGVFRRSALEQQGGYNEEFIRAQDWELNFRIREAGGLIWFSPELRVSYRPRPNVRALARQYKDYGRWRHVVARYHQGSINLRYLAPPAAVCAIAAGIVVGAALTPWALVVPGGYLAAIAAGSLPAGKGLPLAARLRIPVALATMHMSWGWGFLTSPKSLARKVIAARRPAVPAAG; translated from the coding sequence ATGAACGCCAAGCCCGACGTGCGGCTCCCCGCCGTTTCTGTGATCATGCCCGTCCTCAACGAGGAACGGCACCTGCGCGGAGCCGTCGAAGCGATCCTCGCGCAGGAGTACGGCGGCGAGATGGAGGTCGTGATCGCCCTCGGTCCTTCCGTGGACCGCACGGACGAGATCGCCGCCGAACTCGTGGCCGAGGACCCGCGCGTGCACACGGTTCCGAACCCCACCGGCCGCACCCCCGCCGCGCTCAACGCCGCGATCAAGGCATCCCGCCATCCGATCGTGGTCCGTGTCGACGGCCACGGGATGCTCTCGCCGGACTACATAGCCACCGCGGTACGGCTCCTGGAGGAGACCGGCGCGCAGAACGTGGGCGGCATCATGCACGCCGAGGGCGAGAACGCCTGGGAGCATGCCGTCGCCGCCGCGATGACCTCGAAGGTCGGGGTGGGCAACGCCGCCTTCCACACCGGCGGCCAGGCCGGCCCGGCCGAGACGGTGTACCTGGGCGTCTTCCGCCGCTCGGCCCTGGAGCAACAGGGCGGCTACAACGAGGAGTTCATCCGCGCCCAGGACTGGGAGCTCAACTTCCGCATCCGCGAGGCGGGCGGCCTGATCTGGTTCTCGCCCGAACTGCGGGTGTCCTACCGGCCCCGCCCGAACGTCAGGGCCCTCGCCCGGCAGTACAAGGACTACGGCCGCTGGCGGCACGTCGTCGCCCGCTACCACCAGGGCTCCATCAACCTGCGCTACCTCGCCCCGCCGGCCGCGGTGTGCGCCATCGCGGCCGGGATCGTGGTGGGCGCGGCCCTGACCCCGTGGGCCCTGGTGGTCCCCGGCGGCTACCTGGCAGCGATCGCCGCCGGATCGCTCCCCGCGGGCAAGGGCCTTCCCCTGGCGGCACGGCTGCGCATCCCGGTCGCCCTGGCCACCATGCACATGTCCTGGGGCTGGGGTTTCCTGACCAGCCCCAAGTCGCTGGCCAGGAAGGTCATCGCCGCCCGGAGGCCGGCGGTCCCCGCCGCCGGCTGA
- a CDS encoding LCP family protein — translation MPPTPSRPRPRPPRAPQHRAAPPRPARVPHASAPRRRPRWAMRAATTLSVVVLASAGIGHAVVSSLDTDIARVDPFKDMKNRPRAGHGMNVLLVGTDGRDRISAQERRQYRLGGQACHCTDTMMIVHVSQDRQRASVVSLPRDSYAELPGHVDRNTGRWHGPHPVKLNAAYAEGGPHLTVRTVEDLTQLKIDHYLEVDFTTFMRTVDVLGGVQICTSEPMKDSYSGLDLTAGTHMLSGGQALQYVRSRHVDGASDLGRMKRQQRFLAALIERATSSQVLLNPMKFRNVALTVLGSVRADQGFHTDELLDLGRAMRSFSPSSSEFATVPISEPSYPVNGVGSTVKWDRAKADRLFRALREDRPLTVRRPRQANSPVTVQVPPQQIRVEVENGTGAAGLGKRVDEALAAAGFRTTGTPADAKEPTVRRTVVLYDPRWDRSAKSLAAALPGSELRAVPGQGATLKVVAGSEYHQVRQVRVEDPEQGAAAVLTGDEVLCG, via the coding sequence ATGCCCCCCACGCCGTCCCGGCCCCGCCCGCGGCCACCGCGTGCCCCGCAGCACCGTGCCGCACCGCCGCGGCCGGCTCGGGTCCCGCACGCGTCCGCACCGCGCCGGAGGCCGCGCTGGGCCATGCGGGCGGCGACCACGCTGTCGGTGGTGGTGCTCGCCTCCGCCGGGATCGGACACGCGGTGGTCTCCAGCCTGGACACGGACATCGCCCGGGTCGACCCCTTCAAGGACATGAAGAACCGCCCGCGGGCGGGCCACGGCATGAACGTCCTGCTGGTCGGCACCGACGGCAGGGACCGCATCAGCGCGCAGGAGCGGCGCCAGTACCGGCTGGGCGGCCAGGCCTGCCACTGCACCGACACGATGATGATCGTGCATGTGTCGCAGGACCGGCAGCGGGCCAGCGTGGTGAGCCTGCCCCGGGACTCCTACGCCGAGCTGCCCGGTCACGTCGACCGGAACACGGGCCGGTGGCACGGGCCGCACCCCGTCAAGCTCAACGCGGCGTACGCGGAGGGCGGCCCCCATCTGACCGTGCGCACGGTCGAGGACCTGACCCAACTGAAGATCGACCACTACCTCGAGGTGGACTTCACCACGTTCATGCGGACCGTGGACGTCCTCGGCGGGGTGCAGATCTGCACCTCCGAACCGATGAAGGACAGCTACTCCGGGCTGGACCTGACGGCCGGCACGCACATGCTCTCCGGCGGCCAGGCACTCCAGTACGTCCGCTCCCGGCACGTCGACGGGGCCAGCGACCTCGGCCGGATGAAGCGCCAGCAGCGGTTCCTGGCCGCCCTGATCGAGCGGGCGACCTCCTCCCAGGTGCTGCTGAACCCCATGAAGTTCCGGAACGTGGCGCTGACCGTGCTGGGCTCGGTGCGGGCGGACCAGGGTTTCCACACCGACGAGCTGCTGGACCTCGGGCGGGCGATGCGCAGCTTCTCCCCGTCCTCATCGGAGTTCGCCACCGTCCCGATCTCGGAGCCGTCCTATCCCGTCAACGGCGTCGGCTCGACGGTGAAGTGGGACCGGGCCAAGGCGGACCGGCTCTTCCGGGCGCTGCGGGAGGACCGGCCGCTGACCGTGCGGCGGCCGCGGCAGGCGAACTCTCCGGTGACCGTGCAGGTCCCCCCGCAGCAGATCCGTGTCGAGGTGGAGAACGGCACCGGCGCGGCCGGGCTCGGCAAGCGGGTGGACGAGGCGCTGGCGGCGGCCGGGTTCCGTACGACGGGGACGCCCGCGGACGCCAAGGAGCCCACCGTGCGGCGGACCGTCGTGCTCTACGACCCCCGGTGGGACCGGTCGGCGAAGTCGCTCGCCGCGGCGCTGCCGGGCAGTGAGCTGCGGGCCGTTCCGGGGCAGGGGGCCACGCTCAAGGTGGTCGCGGGAAGCGAGTACCACCAGGTGCGCCAGGTACGGGTGGAGGACCCGGAGCAGGGTGCCGCCGCGGTCCTGACGGGCGACGAGGTGCTGTGCGGCTGA
- a CDS encoding VOC family protein, which translates to MALAKLGVVVLDCPDPRALAGFYAEVLGGTVEGEGDWVDLKVPGGSALAFQKAPGYVPPKWPAADASQQSHLDLVVEDLDTAEKGVLALGARPLDATDRARGFRVYADPAGHPFCLCAC; encoded by the coding sequence ATGGCTCTCGCCAAGCTGGGTGTCGTCGTTCTGGACTGCCCCGACCCGCGCGCCCTCGCCGGCTTCTACGCCGAGGTGCTCGGCGGGACCGTGGAGGGCGAGGGCGACTGGGTGGACCTGAAGGTGCCGGGCGGGTCCGCGCTGGCGTTCCAGAAGGCGCCGGGGTACGTGCCGCCGAAGTGGCCGGCCGCGGACGCCTCGCAGCAGTCCCACCTGGACCTGGTGGTGGAGGACCTGGACACGGCGGAGAAGGGGGTGCTGGCACTCGGCGCGCGGCCGCTGGACGCGACGGACCGGGCGCGCGGCTTCCGGGTCTACGCCGACCCCGCCGGGCACCCGTTCTGCCTGTGCGCCTGCTGA
- a CDS encoding four-helix bundle copper-binding protein: MTQPGTMTPMSKEMQDCVQACMSCHTVCEEAMSSCMQMGGQAQMQIMRALMDCSEMTRMCADMMMRRSPMAAEMCAMCAKACDMCAEACMSMPDDKMMKRCAEACRRCAEMCRAMAGVRM; encoded by the coding sequence ATGACCCAGCCCGGAACCATGACCCCCATGAGCAAGGAGATGCAGGACTGCGTCCAGGCCTGCATGTCGTGCCACACCGTCTGCGAGGAGGCCATGAGCTCCTGCATGCAGATGGGCGGCCAGGCGCAGATGCAGATCATGCGCGCGCTCATGGACTGCTCCGAGATGACCCGCATGTGCGCGGACATGATGATGCGCCGCTCGCCCATGGCGGCGGAGATGTGCGCGATGTGCGCCAAGGCGTGTGACATGTGCGCCGAGGCGTGTATGTCCATGCCCGACGACAAGATGATGAAGCGTTGTGCGGAGGCGTGTCGCCGCTGTGCGGAGATGTGCCGCGCGATGGCGGGCGTCAGGATGTGA
- a CDS encoding acyl-CoA thioesterase — protein MTEQASTAESAEIPDIPGKPISASRTTLSHIMTHNDTNLLGTVHGGVIMKLVDDAAGAVAGRHSGGPAVTASMDEMAFLEPVRVGDLVHVKAQVNWTGRTSMEVGVRVLAERWNESTPTTQVGSAYLVFTAVDADGKPRAVPPVLPETDRDRRRYQEAQIRRTHRLARRRAIRELRERRAAEGYED, from the coding sequence ATGACAGAGCAGGCCTCCACCGCGGAATCCGCCGAGATTCCGGACATCCCCGGCAAGCCGATTTCGGCGTCCCGGACGACCCTGAGCCACATCATGACCCACAACGACACCAACCTGCTGGGGACGGTGCACGGCGGTGTGATCATGAAGCTGGTCGACGACGCGGCGGGCGCGGTGGCCGGCCGGCACAGCGGCGGGCCCGCCGTCACGGCGTCCATGGACGAGATGGCGTTCCTCGAACCGGTCCGGGTCGGCGATCTCGTCCATGTGAAGGCCCAGGTCAACTGGACCGGCCGGACCTCCATGGAGGTCGGCGTGCGGGTCCTCGCCGAACGCTGGAACGAGTCCACCCCGACCACTCAGGTCGGCTCGGCGTATCTGGTCTTCACCGCCGTGGACGCCGACGGCAAGCCGCGCGCCGTACCGCCCGTCCTGCCCGAGACCGACCGGGACCGGCGGCGCTACCAGGAGGCCCAGATCCGCCGCACCCACCGCCTGGCCCGCCGCCGCGCCATCAGGGAACTGCGCGAGAGGCGCGCGGCCGAGGGCTACGAGGACTGA
- a CDS encoding LCP family protein, which translates to MNDWPEGWSGGNRGPGYGRGSAGATPEGARVMRQVRRGGPGAPGGRGGYPPPGGPGPSAPPYGIPQQPSYVDGRGYDGYDSGYSSGHVYGGPGGPGGGDPRAYRSAPNWRRRFKWSVITLVTLLVVTSVATYFWADSKLRREVDLSKVIDRPETGKGTNYLIVGSDSREGMSSEQKKQLHTGSAEGKRTDSMMILHVGDNGDTLISLPRDSNVTIPQFRGSESGKIKGPLGPNKLNAAYAFDGPELLVRTIEYNTGLHIDHYVEIGFAGFANIVDAVGGVELTIDKGFKDKYSGADFQAGKQKLDGRQALAFVRTRHAFATSDLQRTKNQQKFLAALSHQVATPSTILNPFRLYPTMGAGLDSLIVDKDMSLWDLASMFWAMKNVNSGDGVSMNMPISGSTGGNLVWDKAKVKTLVDELKNDQKVTVTGD; encoded by the coding sequence ATGAATGATTGGCCCGAGGGGTGGTCCGGCGGCAACCGCGGACCCGGATACGGACGCGGCAGCGCCGGCGCGACGCCGGAAGGGGCGCGTGTGATGCGCCAGGTACGGCGCGGCGGCCCGGGGGCCCCCGGCGGGCGGGGCGGGTACCCGCCGCCCGGCGGCCCGGGCCCCTCGGCGCCGCCGTACGGCATTCCGCAGCAACCGTCGTACGTCGACGGCCGCGGATACGACGGGTACGACAGCGGCTACAGTTCCGGCCACGTCTACGGCGGGCCGGGGGGACCGGGCGGGGGTGACCCGCGCGCCTACCGGTCCGCGCCGAACTGGCGGCGCCGCTTCAAGTGGTCCGTGATCACCCTGGTCACGCTGCTCGTGGTGACCTCGGTCGCGACCTACTTCTGGGCCGACTCCAAGCTCCGCCGCGAGGTCGACCTGTCCAAGGTCATCGACCGGCCGGAGACCGGCAAGGGCACGAACTACCTGATCGTCGGCTCCGACAGCCGTGAGGGCATGTCCTCGGAGCAGAAGAAGCAGCTGCACACCGGGTCCGCCGAGGGCAAGCGCACGGACTCGATGATGATCCTGCACGTCGGCGACAACGGCGACACGCTGATATCCCTGCCGCGCGACTCCAACGTCACGATCCCGCAGTTCCGCGGCTCGGAGTCCGGCAAGATCAAGGGCCCCCTCGGACCGAACAAGCTGAACGCGGCCTACGCCTTCGACGGCCCGGAGCTCCTGGTCCGCACCATCGAGTACAACACCGGCCTGCACATCGACCACTACGTGGAGATCGGCTTCGCCGGCTTCGCGAACATCGTGGACGCGGTCGGCGGTGTGGAACTCACCATCGACAAGGGCTTCAAGGACAAGTACTCCGGCGCCGACTTCCAGGCGGGCAAGCAGAAGCTGGACGGCCGGCAGGCCCTGGCCTTCGTGCGCACCCGGCACGCGTTCGCCACCTCCGACCTGCAGCGCACGAAGAACCAGCAGAAGTTCCTCGCCGCACTGTCCCACCAGGTGGCGACCCCCTCGACGATCCTGAACCCGTTCAGGCTCTACCCGACGATGGGTGCGGGCCTGGACTCCCTGATCGTCGACAAGGACATGAGCCTGTGGGACCTGGCCTCCATGTTCTGGGCGATGAAGAACGTCAACAGCGGCGACGGCGTCTCCATGAACATGCCGATCTCCGGCTCCACGGGCGGCAACCTCGTCTGGGACAAGGCGAAGGTCAAGACGCTGGTCGACGAACTGAAGAACGACCAGAAGGTCACGGTCACGGGCGACTGA